ATCTTGTTGAAGCTTTCTCATGGAAAAAACCTGGTATTCCTATCCCTAGATTGCAAGCAGCTAATTCTTGATCTTTGCCTCCACATATCATCTTCCTTATCCATCCAACAATTCAACTCAATTCTAGCGTTTTTCAAAGATCTAATCATATCCGGTGTTAAAGGTTGCAGCTCTAACCATTCTAACTTTTTCTGTAATTCAGCCACTGTTTTCCTCACATTACCAAATCTACGCCATTCCACACCTCAAGTCTAGCACGGCAACTCTCCAAGCATCTATTAAGAACATCACCAAACCCTCCATACAAGCCTTCATCCCAAGCTTCCTCCACAATAACCTCACATCTTGGATCCTTTAACCACATTGATTCAAATCGGAAAACTCTACCCATCctcttttttcttggttttacAAACAATTGAAGAATGAGAGGGGAATGATTTGAAGCCGATGATGAAAGATGAGTAAGCGTAGCCATTGGAAATAAATGAAACCACTCCATCGTAGCCAAAGATCTATCCAACCTTTCTCTAATTTGGGACCCATCCTCTTTTAAATACAACCAAGTAAACAATGGCCTCGTAAACCAAACTTCCTTAAGACCACAACAGTTAATAGtgttaacaaaatattttatttgctgTCTTGTTCTATTACTTCCCCCCTCCTTTTTCAGCCATGCtagtaatttcattaaaatccccaattGCTAGCCACGACAAAGAGGATGTCCTATGTAAATGTTTGAGTTTTTGCCATGACTCCCATCTCTTAGAAGTATCAGGTTCACTATAAAAACCTGTAAGGTGCCACCAACCAATACCATCCCTCCATCTACCCATGCATTAATATGTGAATGAGAATAAGTTTGAATATCAAGCCTAATCTCTTGTTTCCAAAATAAACCTAAGCCACCACTACTTCCCCTACTAGGCACAATAAGaccatttttatatttacacCAATCACGAACCATTATCATCCAATCCAAACCAGATTTTGTCTCCATTAAAAAGACAATATTGGGATCTTGTTTATTGATTACCTTGACTAAGGCACGAACTGTCCAACGGTTCCTAAGCTCTCGGCAATTCCATCTTAATAGACTCATAATGCTCGATGCGGTTGTGTAGCAACCTCCGCCGATGTAATTtgatcctcaccagaaagaaCATGTAAACCTTCATTGTTACTCaccttggttttcttttttgccaATTCTGCCTTCTCTGTTTCACGTAAAATCTCCTTGCTACTCCTCTTTGGACCAAGTACATTATTAAGAGGCAAAACCAAACCAGCCCGAAACTTAGGATGAGCCCTCTTCCAAGTCCCTTTCTTGAGCCCATCCTCTTCAGCACTGCTTAAATTACTAACCTTTGAAGTGGGCTTTTTAGTTATAACACCATCTGAACCACTAGAAGGTGGGCCTTGTAAAGTGGGCATCCTACAAATATCCTCCTGAAGACACGAAACATCACACGACACTACTTGTTTTCCTGATGAAACACGTTTGCAAGAAGTTAAATCTTCATCCATCACTTTAATATCAACCAAACCCGAGTAAAAGCCACTTTTCTCCATCAACTGCTCCACATGGATAGagtttgaattcaaaaataaagctAAGCCACCACTACTTCCCCTACTAGGCACAATAAAaccatttttatatttacacCAATCACGAACCTTTGAAGTGGGTTTTTTAGTTATAACACCATTTGAACCACTGGAAGGTGGGCCTTGTAAAGTGGGCATCCCACAAATATCCTCCTAAAGACACGAAGCATCACACGACACTACTTGTTTTCCTGATGAAACACGTTTGTAAGAAGTTAAATCTTCATCCATCACTTCAATATCAGCCAAACTCGAGTAAAAGTTACTTTTCTCCATCAACTGCTCCACATGGATAGAGTTTGAATTCGAAATAATCGACTTTGATTGGATAGCTTGATCAAGCTCAGAGATTATCGCCTCAAAATTAGGAGTAAGTTTCCCAACAAAAGTTGCAACTGTTCCAGCCTTCACAACCGACTCAACCACAGCACCACCCTTGGACAGCCCACCAACAGAACCGCCACTAACAACTTCACGGTGATTCTACCCTAAAACTACTCCCACTGTATCAATCTCTAAGTTTACATTCTCCCTAATAGACGGTATAGATAATCTTCCTCGACTCGGACCCACTTGCGCGTCAACCTCTCAAAACTGACACCAGAGTTTGCAGAAGTATTGGTTTTTTGAAAACCGGCCTTCAACCATTCACCATAAGGGAGTTCTTGCTGATGGTCAACGTGAAAAGAACAATCTCTGGCTTCATGACCAATTCAACCACACTTGAAATAGAGCCCCACTAATCTTTCATATTTAAAGCCAATATAGACCTTATCTCCTTCAGAACATGCAACAACACCACCTCTATGTAGCAGTTTCTCCAATGGCAATTCAACCCTTACATGTAGAAAACGGGGTTGATTTGATGAAAAGGCTTTCAAAATCAACCTCCACAACCTTACCCAGTCCATTACCAATATCTCTACCTACCTCCTCAGACAACAAATCAAAAGGAAGTCCCCAAACTTGGACCCACATTGGTATTGAAGTAAAACGAACAGAAGTAGTAGTCATACCCCGCTCCCATCTACACAAAACCAATGGATGATCCTCAAAACTCCAAGGATCATTTGCTAGCACCCACTTCAACTGGCTTTCCAtggaaaatttaaattgaaatacACCATCTCCAACATCAACAATACGAACATTAGAACTCATCTTCCACACAGATCGCAGTAAAGCCTTGGTGGCATGTTGGTTAAAAGACCTATTTGTGAGAAATCTCCCCAACAGACTGAGAGAGCATTCTTCCAACATCTTGTCCCTATGCACTGTTCCAACCTTAATTACCTCTCATTCATCTTCCATCAACTTAATGTTTTGTAGTTTTGAAACAAAATCCGAATCCATAattgaaaaacataaaactgaaagAAGTCTAATAAAACTAAATTGCTAGAGAAAGACCAAGCACACTACTACGTCTCACCAATAACGTGAGAAGGAGACTCCCATGTGGATTTGAAGAATCTAGATATAGACAAAATCCCCATGAATCTAGATCTCAAGTGTGGGCTCTAAAATCAATGCTCATGGTGATGCAAGAAAAGTGGAATTATGCGATTTATGAGCAAAACTTGATGTTATAAGGTGCACAAATACACatttctcaacaacaacaaaaaaaggtgCACAAATAGACAAACTTAGAGAAAGAACGATTAatactctgataccatgttaaaatataaagaagaaaataaaataacgaAGAGTGacgaaatgaaaaagaaaacaaaacaaaaaaaaatacttgattTAACTTAACAATCTATGTGCAACGTAAAATGCTAAACAACTACATTTTTACTATATTGaattgtgggttccagttagttcaactggtaaattctctgatagttgaataagagatctgaggctCAATCCctacctataccaaaaaccgactggtgtcttggtctgataataaagagttatcatcaggagcggacaccataaattgaaattctctctaaaaaaagaaagaacctATAGgttgaaattatttattaaaaaaaaaaaagaattgtctTATAATAAACCCAATGtgggttatatatataggaaattAGGAATACAGTCATCTTATTATTATAACCCTATAGCCACTTATGGCATTACAAAACTACGGTAGCTCATGATATCCTACAAAACAAAGGGTTACAAGTTTATGGTAATATTTATACAAATTAATGGCAATATCCTAAAATATTCTAACAAATTCTAATAATCTGGGACAAAATCTTGCCAAAACCAATGTGCCTTCCAGACTCTCTTCATATCCTCAATTGGGACTCTCTTCGTCTCGGGCACaaagaaatatatgaaaatagtcATCATGATCTGAAATaatacaaagaagaagaagagaccaAACTTCATGTAGCAAAGCATAGAGAGGAAGCCTTGATTAATAGCAAAGGTCAGCGTCATGTTAAGGGAGACATTGATGGCTTGTCCTACTGATCGAATCTCTAGGGGGCAAATTTCACTGGGTACCAACCACCCCAATGGACCCCAGGACCATGCAAATGCAGCTACATAAGCACAGATTAAGAACAAGGCCATATTGGCTTCTGTCGTTGTAAAGAATCCTTCACCAGTGGACCCATACCTCAGGCCTATCATGACTGCTACTGTAGTCTACAATGAAACAAAAGAATTTGTAAACATTAGAATTAATGGTTCTGAATTAGTTAATTAATGTGTTACTGTTTTCTATATATGTAGGATTTTCCTTAATCATATTAGTTTTAAATATTACCTGGCAAATAATCATTTGTATGGCACcttgaaagaacaaaaacctTCTCCCTAGCTTGTCAACTAAGAGGATGGCAACCAATGTGGCAAGGACATTAACAATGCCAGCAAGGACTGCCGACATCAGTGCAGCACGGTCACCAAAACCCAAAGTCTTAAACAAAACAGGTGCATAAAACATCACAACATTAATGCCAGTGAGCTGCTGGAAGAATGGAATGAGAATGCAAAGCACAAGTTGAGGCCTATGTCTTCTTTCTGTGATGTTCTTCCAAGGGTTTTCCACTTTCTTTGCAGCCTCACTTGCTTTAAAAAGTTCTTGAAACTCCTCTTCCACTTCCTCCGTCCCGCGAATTTTTTGTAACAGTTCCTTTGCCTTGCCATTTTGGCCTTTTGTAAGAATGGAATTGGGAGTGTCTGGAAGCAATAGAGATCCAAGAGCCATGATTAATCCGAGAATGGCTGCAAAGCCTAAAGGAAATCTCCAGCCCCAATCACCCCCAAGGTTGGCTGTGCTATAGTGAACAAGGGAAGAAACTAGAATACCAACTGTAATGGCCATTTGGAAAAAAATGTTGAGTGCTCCTCTAAGCTTTGTTGGTGCCATTTCAGATAGATAAACTGGAACAGACTGCAATGCATCAATATTAACATTAGCTTTATGCCTTTTACATTGAGAGTGTTTAGGCAGGAGCAATGGCTAGTGTTAGAACATGAGTACATTTACTTTCCAAatctttaagcttttgggatacGAAATCGATAATATGTATCAAAACATATGGTCTTAAGTTATTTGTACTTTCTCAGGAGTGCAAATTTTTTGGGGatagttaataatttatcaattagTACCTGATTTCCAAAGCCAACACCAACACCGAGCAACAAACGACCAatgatgagcatctctatgttCATGGCAGCACCGCCTAGGATTGATCCAACAAAGAAGACCAGACCTCCCAAAATCATTGAGGTTCTCCTGCCATAGGCCGTGGTTACTGAAGAAGCGAAGATGGGAGCTACCATTGCTGCCATATAAATGGAGGAGGCGAACAACGTAAGCATCTGGCTATCAAATTTGCAGTACCCATCTTCCTTATCCATTtcacatttcatttttatatacaCTGATGGGAAGAACTTCCTTAGAAACTCGTTTGATGTAGTCGCCCCTGCTGctaaaatataaaagcaaaccACCAACTTGTtagatatgattatatgattaaattcattattttctaacagcttttatatatatatatatatatcaaaattcatAATATAATATGGTTTCAAAGTGATCATAAATTCTAACATGTTGGGCTCCACTAATTAAGAGTAATTTGGTTGAAACTAGTGTTAAACCAATTCCTAACaacttaaaacttttgaaataatcAGACAATCtgtaattttttatcattactAAACACTCCAATGCTTTTTAAAATTCATTCCATATTTCTTAAAAGTGGTTATTTTCAACTGaaatcatgtaaaaaaaaaagttcatgcATGGTAAATAGAACAAGATGACAAAGTGTGAATCAAACCTGTAACTCCGACATCATAACCAAAGATGAGACCACCTGTAGcagcaaccaaacaaatcaccaacacaAGAGGGGTGACCTTGCCTccatatttttttccctctctttgaGCATTATCTTCTTGTAACATCTTTAAGTGAACTAGAAGAAGTATATTGTAATCCTTAGCTTAAAGACACAACTCTCACAAAATTATTCCATTGATCTTTCTTTTTGCTCTTTTAAGTACCTTTCTTGCTTGTCCACTTCTAATTCTCAATATTATAATTAGTTTCAACTAATAAGATTTTAGTTAATCTAAGTCTAAAGTTAACTTCctaacttaatttttaatggTTTACATTGAAGTTTTGGCAACTAATAAATGCTGTCTTGGCATAGCTAAAAGTAAGTTACAACTACTACAGATCTGTCGCACTTGTTCTAGACAAAGTTActatttattacttatcaaaagaaaaaaaaaaaaaagttactattttttttttttgaggagcagaagttactatttatttatttttttgagaatcaagttACTATTTATTaaccactcaaaaaaaaaaaaaagtttctatttATTAAGAGCACTTGCTCTAGACAAAGttactatttattaaaaaaaaaaaaaattactatttattaaGGTACGATCGTTGCAATGTGACTTAGCTGACCCAATTAGAACTTGACACCTCAATTAAAAGCCAAAATTCTTCGGTCATCTTTTAAGTATTTAATTTGGTGGGTTGGAgctgatttggatttttttttttttttttttttttttttttttttttttttatggcttgGATATTTTAATTGAGATGGCAAGCTATAATTAGTGAGCTAAGTCACATTGTAACAATTGTACCTTAATGCATTGCACGTGATATATTTAAAGATACTACagtctgtaaaaaaaaaaaaaaaggaaaaaaagaaaaagaaaactactatggatataattaaacaacaaactctaaatatagaaatataagaaactttacaactaacaaaaacaaaaaaggaaaaattttactACTATAACTAGTtttaactacttttttttttttatcttcttttttcaaaagattTAATGAAGAATTTTTTAATACCATTAACATtactaaaaaaatagtaaatgaaATATGATCTATAAATGAGCTAATGATTAATTATAActtagaacaattttttttttttttttgagaatactgaGTTACTAACTATTTTTAACACATACATACGAGAAAATGGGAGAAGATCTTAAAGAAATTGACAAtagtgtatatccaaaagggaacaaaaagcttgattgaagTAATTAGTGTAACAAGCTTATTTGAAtcaagttatttttttcttcaccatcacGAACCCTTAACGTAATAGTCACTCTATAAGTACAAAGTTATTATGGGGTGGAAGGGAATAAGGGTTAGAGTTCAAGTTTTTAAGAGAGAAtttcatatacatatacatcTAAATTAAGCTAAAGTAgattttttatcttgtatatatatatatatatatatatttttttttttttttcatgaaaggAATAGTTATAGTCAATCAAGAGAAAGCAAGGCTTATGTTTTAAGGATTTTGGGGAATAATTTAGGCAATCAAAAAGTGAAAGTCATACTCATGATTTAAAGACTTTccattgttatttatttattgctgaGACTTTCAATTGTtatattagttttaaaatttgtcctttaaaaaaaaaaaaatatatatatatatatatatatatataaatttaaatcaatataaatatgTGATGAATACCCTTATTAAGGTATCGATATCACATTCTTCACCAAGGAacattaattttgaattcttgaaGAGCGCAATTAGATATgatgtgaattttaaatttacgaatttgtattgaaattttccttttggTGTATTGGGATTTAGGTTTGTTTGCGTTTGTGAAGGATTGTGAACATATTTGTATCTTAGAGGATGATTTAAGTTTCTAATTGGGATTTGTGAGAATTGCTCGAATGTTCATAATATTGTTGATATGTCATCACAAATTATTGTTGCGATTGGATATTTGATTGGAATTGTACCGAAACCAATGATTTTAGTTACTGACCATGTAACCACCTAAGGACTCAGTACATGCTTATCAAATATTCATTCAAATTATTCAATTCAATCCACACCATTTAGGGTATCATAGATCATCCACTATTTGATGTCTAAATAATTTTGAGGATATCGGTTGAAATTAGAGGtggcaaatgggtgggtttggggtgggcataattgggttAGGT
The sequence above is drawn from the Quercus robur chromosome 7, dhQueRobu3.1, whole genome shotgun sequence genome and encodes:
- the LOC126691327 gene encoding sugar transport protein 10-like; its protein translation is MLQEDNAQREGKKYGGKVTPLVLVICLVAATGGLIFGYDVGVTAGATTSNEFLRKFFPSVYIKMKCEMDKEDGYCKFDSQMLTLFASSIYMAAMVAPIFASSVTTAYGRRTSMILGGLVFFVGSILGGAAMNIEMLIIGRLLLGVGVGFGNQSVPVYLSEMAPTKLRGALNIFFQMAITVGILVSSLVHYSTANLGGDWGWRFPLGFAAILGLIMALGSLLLPDTPNSILTKGQNGKAKELLQKIRGTEEVEEEFQELFKASEAAKKVENPWKNITERRHRPQLVLCILIPFFQQLTGINVVMFYAPVLFKTLGFGDRAALMSAVLAGIVNVLATLVAILLVDKLGRRFLFFQGAIQMIICQTTVAVMIGLRYGSTGEGFFTTTEANMALFLICAYVAAFAWSWGPLGWLVPSEICPLEIRSVGQAINVSLNMTLTFAINQGFLSMLCYMKFGLFFFFVLFQIMMTIFIYFFVPETKRVPIEDMKRVWKAHWFWQDFVPDY